CCGCCGTTTTTCCAATAAcactagaaaaagaaaaaaagttgcaacaataaaaaacacaacaaccgaacaaaaaaccccacaccaCGAGGATGCACTTCCAGGGTCCCACAAGCTCACCCTGTCACTAGCAACCGCTAGCTTTACTGCTGCTGAGGCCCACAGGCCCACACTACTCACATAAAGCATTGAAAGCGAATACAAGGCGAGCTTCTACAAATTACAGTGGGCTCAGGAGAAATTCACCTACCTGAGACACTGGCCATTTTAGATGGTAAGTCCTGTGACTAGAAGGATTGCAGCGATTTAATCCATTCCAAAATCATAGAGaattgtttggggtttttttgtaatgatgtCATATTGCTTTCAGTGGATATTTAAGCTGGTGCGCAggtttccactatcagcaatgATTGGTATgaatgcatgtgactggactgtgatggactgatgATGTGTACTAAGTGTGACTGACTTGAAATTGAGATGACTGTAACTATTTTAGGATTAGTCACTTCTAATGCCTAATCCACCCCAAACAGTGACAAAGTTGTGGatgtatgtgttttgttttggggttttttggtttgcttgtttttgcagGAGCAAGAGGATGACAGAGACCAGAGGAGGTTCACATAAGTGTGTGTGGGCCCTGCAGACTTAACCCTTTAGCTGACACTTTTCTGTGTTACTGATTTTTGTGTTAAGGAAACTATGGTTGTACTGGCTGCTTGTTGGTTGTGCTATCACACTGTATTGTTGGaaaattttaaatattacaGTGGGAAAATGTGTATACAATGTAGAAAATATACTGTGTTGAAACCAGCGTTCACAGCAGCAGATTGTTGACTACATGATTTACAGCAGCACCTCTGGAATCTGTTGATCCAGGCCTGACCTCCTGGACGCTCCACTgctaatgtttttttccccctctctctaAGGGTCTTTGTGGAGGATTTGGcatcacacagacagacatgagtgacAATAAAGCAGGATGTGCAGTGATTACAAAACATTTTAGTGTTGGGCTCATTATCATATCACTATTTATCTCAAGCTATTGAGCTTGTAGTGTTAAACCAAGTAAGTGACATTACTTAAGAACAGTCACCGGTTACAGCAGTTTTGATTAAACACATGGGATGATCCTTGATTTGGGCAAATTATGGCAACAGTAGTGCTTTTAGTGATCTGGGGAAATAAACTGCACATGGCACACTTGTGTCTGTAGTGCTGGATGccttattactcttattaccagtgatgggaataacggcattacaagtaacggcgttacaagtaacagCGTTACTAAcggtgttacttttttcagtaacgagtaatctaattAATTACTATTCTTACCGTTACAACACCGTTactgttactaacaagaaaatgcggtcgcgttactatttttcaacaaacagacggttgaagctgtgttcagcttaccgcttcttatatcagttgcacggaagtagctgtaagtaatctggactCTACAgttttaagcagctgcgcgtgCTCCCACGGACAGCAATCACTTTCTGCccgacgatcactttttggcacaacacctggaccCCTAGGAAATGCCCATCCCATCCTAAGTAATTTAAATAGATGACCGGTAGTCGTTGGTGTAACGTTTCTAATCATTttacaaatggtaaatggcctgtatttgtatagagctttactagtccctaaggaccccaaagcgctttacacatccagtcatccacccattcacacatacattcacacactggcgatggcaagttacattgtagccacagccaccctggggcgcactgacagaggcgaggctgccggacactggcgtcaccgggccctctgaccaccaccagtaggcaatgggtgaagtgtcttgcccaacaACGGTTGTAAGACACTTACACTTCGGTCGTACTAAGGTTGAAGTTTTCTTTTACAGATGAACAACTAATGCTGTTTCATTTCTGTATGTGATCttacatgtttgttttcttttatattataaCTGTCATTCTTTTGAACAAAGGGTGGAGAATCAGATGAAGAGAGACTGATAGTGAGAGTGAAGATAACTATAAAGTGTGAATTTGTTTTTCCTTATGACTATAGGAAGGATGAACACAAATGGTGCAGGGCGCTGCTGCAGGCCCCTCTCTTATCATTAAATGTAAGGGCAGGAGGCAGTGCGACCTtttcacagacagaaagagatGAAATGGCAGCTTCTGCTGCAAATGTGGGAAGTTTACATGCAAGGACCACAGTCTGTCCATTTGCAGCCTCTGTTCCACCTAAGCAGGACTCTCACACCCAGACAGATACTCTCTCTCATGCCTTTTCCCCATCCCCAACAACATAAATGTTCACGTTCATCtttctaaaatgtttttctgGTTCAAACTGATCTTGTGGTTTTCTTTACATTATtgattttatcttattttagaACACAACAAGGTAATAAGCATTTAGTAGGAGAGAAAATATTTTAGTAGTACGTCCCAGACTCtactatttaaaatacaaaaaaatccaGCAGCACTGCAAATATATAAAATTGTGAGATTTGAGTTTGTCTTGTACAAACAAACTGTTGTTTAAagagttaaaaatgtaaaaagtaatgactattttatatttatggaAAGAACTGGTGTTAGTTAAAAACTTTATGCAGAAGAAATTGCACAAAACcataaaaatgctaaaaatgaaAGACCTAATTTGTTGGTGGACACTTTTGGCCACAAACAAGCTGAAAGGGTAGTGATTTTTAATAAACCCAGCGGGTTAAAATCATTTTTGGCTAATGACAAAAAAAGTCACTTAAAGGGCCAAAttgctttttatttcttcaaCTCAAGAAGGGGTGACGTGGGCCGCACGTGGCCTCCGGGCCtcaagtttgagacccctgacCTAAGGCTTTGGCAGTTTAATTCGAGAACAAATAAAAGGCGTTTAATAAAAACTGTGACATAACCAGTAATATTCATTATATTCTCCCAACAGCCAGATTATGCTAAATTAATATTAGGAAAGTAACTGCTACTTTGCTACTACAGTGCAGTGATGGTGCGGGTGACTGCATTTTGTCAGAGGGGCTATTTGTTCCTGCAGTGCAATAATTATTCCAGTTATCCACGTATACCTGTATATATGGCTGAAATGAAACAATATACTACCATTTCTTATTTAGACACCACAGAACACTAGAAATAAAGCTTGATGTATTCTTTACATTGTCCACTGTTTCTTCTTTTGATGACAGCAATAAAGTAAATGACACAGAAAACCAGCCCAAAGCTGAAGTTTACATCTCTCTTGCGACTTCGGTGGAAATGTTCAGCGATCATATTTGTGGAAGCTTGTTTCTGgcctagattttttttttcctacgtCGCTTCGTTCTTGAGTAACCTTGTTCACAGAATTTTCAGAACTTCACCTCTGACCTTGTCCTtaaggtcaaggtcactgagCTTGGGCATCCACACTGCCTTTTACACCTGAGGGGTAAATGTCTGCTTGTTTTGAAAGTTTCTCCCACACACAAGTAGTATGAAGTAGAACATGCAAGCCTGATTTGACCCTCCGTGTTACATCGAGTCAGTGTCACCAAAACGGAATAATCAGATCAGAAACTAGTCACTAGCATGTATGAGGTGAAAGAAATCAATAGAGTAAAACTATCAAATTCACTTGAGCTTTTTTACTTTCTTAAAACTGcaccatttttttctgttttgctacTATGAGCTTATTTATTTGAACCTcctggttattattattattattattattatctccaGTTAAATCAGTGTAACTTACTGTTCATGACTGAGGCAACAGTAAAACCTGACTATTTTATATTTAGAGTGAATATGTATCTCAATTTTAAAGAATAATAGACCTAAATGACTTAAGGGTCTATCTAACTTAAGAGAAACCTATTATTTGAAGTGCTTCAGGCATTTTAACGCAATTAAAAACTCACTTCGAATACTTCTATCCCTAACTTCAAGTCTCACTTTAGATTACACATGCATAAAATTGAAGATTAACATGCAAAACTGAGTTACTTCGAGACAAATATACTGCAGCACCTCTTCCAAGTGTATCTTCTTCAAAtctgttgtaagatttagatgcCCTCAGTTGCctgtatgtatgtgtgagtCTCTGCGTGTGAATAACAAATAAAGAGGGCAAGTACTGCATCGGTCACCGCTGATATAAACAAAGTAGGAAGAGTATGATTTagaacatgtttctttttatttacaaatttcaaaaaacaaaaaaaatgatgtaATCCAAAGTCATACACATTGTCCACACAACAAGCTTTGACTGGAGCCAATCCTCAAAGACAGCAGATTTAATCTTCACCTCGGCTAAAATGGAATTCAGACAGTCGGCTCTGCTTGCCCGACCACCTTgatttgtataaataaatatgtaaattcAAGTAGAAAGCTGTGAAACTAAAGAGCAGTCAGTCTGCGCAGCAAACGCTGAGCTGACAACCAAACAGTTCAACACTGAGGAAAACTTGCTGTTTTGCCATCACAGGGGTGATGACACGCCTGGACAATTCTGGTGATATGGTAATACAGCACAGAAAAGGGGAGAAGCACttgatattgttttttttttattgttgttgttttgctttgtttttccagATGATAAGTGGGCTGGGCTGCCTCGGTTTCTGACCCATTACTTGTGATTGAGCTAGCATGCACATAAATGGCTCATTTAGCTCAGATTCAATACTAAAATTTGCATCTATATTATCTGAGCGCAGATAAATAGGAAATGATTTCAACACTGTGCAGTCGTTGAATATCCCTGGTGacagttttttggtttttcatATTAAACGGCTGATCAGTTATTAGATATGATTTTAACTCTATGCTATCCTGGATAGTAATGTGCTTAATAACACATTGGTTGGTCCACATCAAAGTTCTGCACAGTTTCACATGTGTTGGGTCAGACTGGCTTATCATTagttcttaaaaaacaaaaactgtagtAACAATACTAATATGACTGTAAAAATCTTACAAACAAGATAGTGATGAAACAAATGAAACCAAAAAGacattgtaaaaaaataaaaatacaaatgaataaatatacaccgtcataaataaataaatttggtAAATTCAAACATTGTAGAGAGCAAAAATGAAACACAAGTAAACTTACAGTTTCAGTATGGAGAACAAACACATGGAAGAGGGagaaaaggacaggtaatgctGAGTCTTAACTTGACGTTGTTTTATCTTTAACAAAAGAGCTAGTGGTTTTTAAAGCTCTTCCTGCAGCTGTTTAGGCCGAGGGGGGTCAGCTGGAACAGCAGATTGATGGTTTACATCTAGAACCGGACTGATATGGGATTTTTAGAACCGATGCCGATATTGGTACCGATATTGTTTACTGATACATCGGATTTGAGGATTTAAAAATCTCATATATCAGCcgatatttttttcctttcacgcacagaaaacaaacagatttccctaagattttttatttatagctATTTATGAGTCTTGACCAACATCCAACcctgcagtttaaaaataacattGTTTTATTGTCACAAGTAGCGGattgctcttttttgctctacCCAACAATCATCTGATCTGCTAGTAGTTCCAAACACGTGTTAGCTGCGAGTGCAGACTGTCCTCTGGTGGATGCAACCCCCACCCCAAAATCTCTTATTTGAATTTTCCATTCACCATCTATTATAAATGCCAAAACTGAAATATTGGCAAAAAATTAATATCGGCTGATATACACAATATATAGGTCGGACTCCATTTATAGCAAATTTAAAGGGGAAATTGGTCACACTATGAAGATTTTCTAGCTTCCACCCAGTCAAACACAGATTTGTATCTTTTTACAGTGTAAAAATGGATATGTACTTCTCAACTGTAGCTGTGAGCATGCTGTAGAGAGAGTGTGTTTCTGCAaaggattgtttttattttttatctgctCTGCATTATTTGGTCTCTTAAGACACAATCCTCTTTGATGGAGGTTTCAGATGTGccatttccttctttttccttttggcaAAGCTACATCATCTCTCCCTAAAAGAAAGGTTTGGTTTCACATTGACCTCTGTTCACGAACCGAgatgaaacagagaaagaaaaaggaaaaacagcagAGCAGAGGTGAAATCTCTCTCAAAACATGTTACCAAACCGAGTAACATGAATCtaaattttttcttttcttttttaatgattCCTTTTGCAAcccttaaaaacacaacaagcagTTACAAACACAGTAATAACACGAGCGTTCCTCTGGGGTTGTACAAATACATATATAGGCTTGAGTGAGTGTTTTGCATCGTTTTTCACTAGGCTACAGTAAGACTGTGGGTGAGATTCAGAGAGCCATGGCgactgtctgtctctctttacCTCGCCTCTCTCACAGTTAACATTCAGAAAGATGGAGGCAAAAAGGCATTTTCTGTTGGTTGTTTCTCCGCTACAAGGAGGACACCTCACTGGGAcacagtttatttttttcctcattttcacctggctgttgttttttttaggcaATCAGAGATTAcataaatagaaaaaacacgcacaaaaagaagaaaaacaaatcttcCCACATCTGATGCCTAAAGAGAAGGAGTCTTTTCAAAAAGGCCCGGTGTAAAGGCATTTGATTAAGCGTACATTctttcattagtttttaaagTTTCAGTGAATATCTTTAACCTCATCCTCAAAGCACAACTGTTTCTTCAGTATTTCAATATGATCTCACATCTGTTGTGTGTTCTTTCAAGAACAAAAATCCTACAATACACCTGTCCTGGCAGTGAGTTATTATTACGTTCTGTCAAAAACGCTCTCTAAAACTTCTGTGTGATCTTGTAACCGTTGCGTTTGCCGTTTTAAGAAGTGTTCAGTAGCAACAAGTGATGGACGATACCACTTCAGTTATGAAATAAACTGTGCTACCAGCTAATGTAATAGCAAAACCTGTTTCACAAGCAACTCCAGCTCCTCTTTTTAATTAGCGGAAAGCAAAAGTCTTGACACTTAGCAAAGCTGCAGAGCTAGTATCTCTAAAAGTCAACAGTATAACTAGTGGCCGCTTGTGGTCACTATAGGCCCATACTCAGCAGTACTCAGTCCAGTGATAAGCATCTTAATGCCGGcattggacaaaaaaaaaaaaaaagaacagtttttTTTGGAAGCTCAAAAtcttcaaacttttattttctcCATCCCTTTGGAGGGTTTTTAAGCCTTTATCAGGATTCTTCTTCTGATATTCAGCATCACGATTATCTCTCTCTGTCCAGTCACTGTTAAATCCCCATTCAGACCATTTCTTCAAGGCAAGTAGAGATGTTCAGGAGAAACACTTCAGCAGGGCCTCAGATCTCAACACCTTAAATGTCTGtcattttttcctcatttcatttaatttaatttcatctTGGCCTCTTGGAAACCTGCATCCTGGCAAATGGGCTGCCATTCTTTTATGGTGACTATTACAATTTCTGAAAGCATTCTCACAAAAGGACATCATTCTTTTGTCACTGTCCCCTCACCTCAATTACATCATCTTCATCTGagctgctgatgctgctgacaTTCCCGCTGTTCACCAGCACCGGGCCTCGCTGACCCTCGGACCGAGCTGAGGGGGAGAAGGAAGAAggggaagatgaggaggagctGGATGCAGCAGTAGGAGGGTATTGGGACAAGAAACTGGCTCCAGCTGGGCCGGGAGTAGCAGCTGGGCCCGACACCCCTCCTGGGAGCATTGAGCTGGTGTAGAGGCTCGCCAGAGATGGACTATACGACAGAGGGAAGCCTGGTGGGAGCATCCCAGCCATGCCTGGCATGTTGGAGCTCAGCATGAATGGTGGCAAGGCTCCTGAAAGTGAACTGGCAGCTTTGACTGATGGagaggatgatgatgttgagGAGGAAGATGAGACGGTTGGAGCGGTGGTTGTCATCAGTGATGAGGAAGGAGAGGAAGTGGGAACAGTGCCGGCTCCGCCCATGTTCCACCCATGCCGATCTGGGTACATGTAACTGGCGTCACTCAGCTGAGTGTGGGGGGGCTGGAAGTAATGCGAGCCTGCCCCCATGAAAAGCGGATGCCCCAGTGAACCACCCAGCATGCCAGAGTTTAGACCCATAGGGGGGAGCCCATAGCCCCCAGTGAAGGGGAAGCCCTGCGAGGCCACAGGGGCTGAGGAGTGCTTGCCGGCAGAAGGCTGCTTACTGGCCCGCTCATCCAAGGATGGGGTGGAGGCTTTGCGCTTGGAGCCCGTTCTCAGATCTTGGGCGGCAGTGGCATCCATGTTGGGCTGAATGACATTAGTCACAGAGGCATCATGGTGGCTCAGATTTCCACTTAATAACCCACTCCCACCGCTGCCATTGGTCTGAACCAGTTTGGTTGAGGGCAGGCTGCTCACGCTGCTCTCTGGCAGATGAACAGCAGAGCCTGCTGACCCACCAGCTCCTGCGCCGCCCGTATAGCGCTGCAACTCATTAATGATCTCCGGGCTGTCGGGGGAAAGAGGGCGGGGCACAGTCTTGGGTGACAGGCAACCGTTACTGACATGGGTGGGAACCTCTGGAGGGGGTGCTTGCAAATCTGAGGGGAAAAGAATTGGATTTAAGCTTTACAAGAATTCAAGCCTCAGTTTACTGAAAGAATACAATAAAGTCATTAATATCAGTGTGCTACATCTCTGACATGGTACGTAAATACAGTAACTAGGGTTACATGCTTTCAGAGGTGTTATTGTAAGGGAATCATCCTACCTTTGGGTGGTGCTGTTGAACTCTCCTCCACCGACTTGGCCTTATTAGCTGCTCTGATGGCAAAGATTCGGCCATCAGATGTCCTGATGTAAGTCCCTATGAAAGCCACAGGTAAACAAAACCGTTattagaattaaatgaaaacatttcattATGACATCTTTTTACCCGACTAACTCGACAAATaccaaaagttttttttaaataatctcttcaataataacaaaaaacaaacaaaaaacagctggaaCAAGGACACGTTCACACAATTATCTGCATTTTGTGACCACCGCACAAAAGAAATGACATGTATAACAAAGCGGTATTGTACCTTTAGTGCCCCTGATGACATGGATACTCTCTCCAGCGGTGATCCTGGCCTGGACATCTGTGGAGTTGTTGGTGCCTGGAATCACTATGTCTATAAAGAGATAAAGAAAGACAATCAGAGTTTAAGGCCATAAAGAAATAGTAATCTTTAGTACTGACAGAAAGAATAGGGATAAAATGGAGTGCATGGAGAATCTGCTTACCAGTGGTGGTGACAATTTTCTGTACAAACACGCCAGCTTTCTGCAGGCAGTTGACAGGGAAGCCTCCGAGGCTGCATTTAGAAGAGTCATTGCCTGGGGCAGAGCTTGCAGATGCCTGGCGGGGCATCATAGAGACTGGAGTTGACTGGACTGGCCTGACACTGGCCACTGGCTTCTCTTCAGTGCTAGTGGGAGGACGCCTGAATAGACagagattttctgttttttactctTGATTTAtgacttgtctttatttttttgaaggAGGGTTTACTTGATAAATGCtcaaccttttaaaatgattatgAGACAAGTGATACGAACTGGATTTACGGTAGCTTGTTAGCATACATACTGGGATTGTAGATGTCAATTACTAACCAGTTTCTCTGGCTAAAGGCAGGGATGTTGGTAAGGCTCTGATCACTGGCAGGGTAATAGTGAGCGTAGGAAGGGCGGGTGTATGGCACCGAGGCCCTCTTTTCAGCCTCGTAGCCCTTCTTTGCTGCTTTCTTCTCTGCATTGCTCAGCTTCAGCTCCCTGCGGTCTATCAGCAAGGACTCGTGGGGGAATGGTTGCTAGAAAGGAGGAGGTTGAAAGCTGATCAGTGTTCTGCTCCAAGTTTGCACGATTACCTCACTTATGATGACCTCATCctatacatttatattttttccaGCTTATACCAATTCAATTTAATAAAATTCATGAGAACGCCAATTGGAAGATTCTCTGCTTTTTAAAGCGAGCCACAAAAAGGGGTGTAATTATGTGATGACTCATCACGTCTTAATCTCCAGAACCTCACAAGCTGTTTAAAATAGTGttataaatgtaaaacaaagcTTCACTGTAACTCCTTGGCATACTTCCCATAGTTCCAAAAATGGATTTTAGTTGGCAACTATGGACACACTTGGACATGTCATCCTGCTGTAATGACAGCTAGGGGCTTATTCAATTAGCAGAGAACTCTAAAACATAAACAAGCTTACTTAAGGAGACTTCTGTCTGTAGAAAACAAGTTTTTATCTTCATCAAATCGTAGTgaacaatggaaaaaatacaCAATGGAGTGCAGGAGCGTCTATGCTCTATTTGTAATCGCCTCTAGAGGGCGTATGGGGACAATATGTTTCCTCATACCTTTGTAATCAGGTGGGGATTGAGGTGCAGGGCCTTCTTGAGGATGCTCTCCATTCTGTTGTTGGGCTGCAGATGGATGCTAGATGAGTCTGGTTCCTCCTCCACAAAATGAAGAAGAGACTCAACTTCTCTCCTGGTGAAGGTCAGCACAGGGTTCAGGTCATCCACAACGCGGTCTGAttgacagaaaggaaaaaaaaagcagaagaacTAAGACATTGAGGTAAAATTGTTTGGAAAAAGATTCatctaaggaaaaaaaatgtagacAGAAATGGCTACATTTGAATGGCCTCGATGTATTCGTCTCACCAGACAAAGCTTACAGCAAACACTTGAGACACTTCAGTGTCAGACGAGAGCCTCTTGGCAGAAGAGCTCTGACTTTACCTCAGAGCTTATTATTTAGTTTTAGGGGTTCTGCTCGCACAGAGGAACCTACACTTGGGGTTTTCAGTGAATTTCAACACTGACAGATGTTTGAAGGGAGTGAAATTTCCATGAAGTGAGGATGATGGAGGTTGAATACAATCTCCACGTCTTAtaatttttccttattttttccctttcctcctcctttttttaaaatttgagttATTTCTGGTTAAAAATACAGGAAAATGTCTGTGACAAATGCTCCTGTATGCAATGCATTTTTAAGTAACTAAAACGTTACCACGCACATATTTTAGGAGAGGTTATTTGACTGCAGCTCCGTTGGAACTCTCTGCAGCGCTTTTTCACATGTTTCCGACTCACCAGACATGCCCTGTTTGGAGATCTGGCGGTCGTAGATCTTCTTCTCCAGCGTAAAGTCGCACACCAGCCTGTAGATGTGGCACGGCTTCCTCTGCCCATAGCGGTAGACACGGCACACGGCCTGGGCGTCGTGGCACGGGTTCCAGGAGGCGTCAAAAACCACCACGCGGTTTGCCCCGATCAGGTTCACACCTAGACAACCAGCCCTGGCAGGAACAGACGGGACAGCAGTAAGCTGATTACTCCTTTTAAGATTTATGACCTATAATATTGATATAATTAGTGTGGAGAGCGTGTTACCTGGTTGACAGCAGAAAAACCCATGCGGAGGTGTTGGAGGGGTCATTGAACTGGTTTATCAGTCGCTCTCTCTCTGAGGCAGTTGTGCTTCCATCCAGTCCTTCAAAATATCACACGGCAACTCATATCTAAGAGGTTCTCATGTTCTTTAAGTTTTATATTCTTGTAGCTCttctcttcctgtttttctctgAATTTATACCGCTTGCTTGCTTGTTTCACAGTACAGTGAAACTTTACCCTTCAATATTTGAATCCCCATATGCTATTATATGGACTGTACAGATAAAGTACCATGTATATAGAGACAAGTTACAGCTGAGGATTCATATTATTAGAGCTCAACTAAccagttaaaataaaacattaactgTAATTTGATCTTGGATGACAGATCTTTATAAATATCTGTGGATCATTCTTATCAATTACGACACATGAACCCCACAAATAGAACAGCTGTAAATGAAAACACTGGCTTGCAGAAAAATGATAAATCAACATATAGGTATTATTTAAAGAAATCGAAAacaccagcaggtggcagcactCATGGCAAGTCAATGAGAGTGGCAGCACCCAAAGCATTGCAGTCAGTTCCCCCAAAGAGAACAGACTCATCAGTTCAGCATAATTAGCGGCTCGGTTTAGCATATTACATAGAGCGCTGTTTCGCACCTCCGAAACCTCATGATTACTTACGATAGTAGTTGAGGTTGCGGACCCAGTTTTGATTGGGTCTGTCTCTGCTGGGCACATTGGGTGATGGAGGCACTGGTCTCTTAGCCAAAAAATCCTCGATCACGGTCAGCGTGGACAAACTCTGACTGCAAGAAGGCAGACGGACGGACGGGGGGATAAGAAATCTGATCCATGAGGTGCACGAGTGTAAGTAATGGAATGCAAAATTGTTGAAAAGTAAagatttttattactttttctttCGAATCAAAAATCTGCATCCTAGCACTTTTTACATCTTTTACCTGAAGACGAGGAGTTTGTCTCCCTTTCTGACACTCTCCTCTATCAGGTGGAACAGCAGAACCATCTTTGCAGAGTTCTCCAGGATGCCAGGCTTGTAGTCAGTCATGATGTCCTTTGCCTGTCCGCGTGAGAAGACAGACTGTAAAAACTGCTTGCAGACcagcttcagaggtttttcCTATATAAGCAGTTTCACTGATTTTGAAAAAGTGAGGTTACAGATGGGAACTATGGGCCAGTTTTCTCACATCTGAACACAGCATGGACTATTTAAAATTTCAGTACCAACATTTGTTAACTTTGATTGGATCGCACTTTTCTAATAGTCTTCCAACGTACCCATTCATATGTGATGACCTGATTGGCTTTCTCCTGCAGCTGGTTAAGGCTCAGGCCACCGACGGGGTTAGAGTTGTCCAGGTTCTTGGGCTTTTGATTGGTTGGTGCCGGACATCGTCCTGTAGAGGTGATGTCATCAAGGTCTAAATCCTGGTCGCTTGCCAGGTTTTCCTTCTGCAGAGCCTCGTACAGGACATCTGGATGGTTCCAAATCTGAAGAATAAcgcaaatttatatttaaaaaaactatatataaatGTCATTATCGTCACCAGTGAAACAAAGTTTCTGAAGAGATCCAGACACACGCTCGCACTCCTCACCTTGCAGCAGACGCAAAACGCTTTGAGCGGGTTGAGGCTGAGCCAGCCCGTGTTTCCTGCCTCTCTGAAGCGGTTCATGAACTCTGTGTAGAGGGCCCTCTGCAGGGGAGACAGACGCACCAGAATCACATGCTCCTCCTTAGAAGGCAGCTGGTCCTTCAGGACATCGTGGCCTCGTCTGGATTAAAGACAAATTACAATCAATATTCGCAAAAACCTCACTGAGCTTTTCTTTTATGGACAATGACAGTGACCCTTACCTCTGTACAAAGCCCTCCAGCAGGCTGTGCAGGACGTGGCTCCTGTACCTCATCAGCTGGATGTCCTGAGATGTGCTGTCCACACACTGGCCGTTCAGAATGGGACGCTCGAACATGTTGCTGAACTCCTGCCGCGTACCTGAAATGTGCACAGGGTGTAAAAGCTGCAGTGTTGACATTAACTGCTAATGCTCGTCTGCTGAAACGAGGCACAGGTTGCTCCGTACCTAGAAAATCGGGCCGGACAAAGTCGACCATGCACCAGTATTCAATCAGGTTGTTCTGGA
This region of Maylandia zebra isolate NMK-2024a linkage group LG20, Mzebra_GT3a, whole genome shotgun sequence genomic DNA includes:
- the LOC101465377 gene encoding helicase ARIP4 isoform X2; this translates as MLLLDESESFADQSHSASFSSENEAQGGNPAVWQCTPPPSTSPTAETPAHPPSSQPGSRPHSRPASQSPTPPSALTGTKKRSSKPAHMRRNIRKLLKEHQLEAVTKAAQQEELERRRRLEQQGQQDFPIPLLPEYTTGDVTTHASSSATSAASQQEVNSSRREVICVDSGSTGISEDDSKANIPASVSPQHTHKTDVIDLSSGEDDSIVHVSESTAEEEESEPSDAHINDTLNQPDAQGRVLVNLNHPTTEEDIFLSPQLARAVKPHQIGGIRFLYDNLVESVERFSSSSGFGCILAHSMGLGKTLQVISFIDVLFRRTQAHTVLAIVPVNTLQNWLSEFNTWVPPPEALPPDPDPAVVTPRTFKVHILNDEHKNTTARAKVVEDWARDGGVLLMGYEMYRLLSLKKSFVAGRKKKSKKAAGPVVIDLDEEDRQQELLKGIEKALARPGPDVVICDEGHRIKNCHASTSQALKNIRTRRRVVLTGYPLQNNLIEYWCMVDFVRPDFLGTRQEFSNMFERPILNGQCVDSTSQDIQLMRYRSHVLHSLLEGFVQRRGHDVLKDQLPSKEEHVILVRLSPLQRALYTEFMNRFREAGNTGWLSLNPLKAFCVCCKIWNHPDVLYEALQKENLASDQDLDLDDITSTGRCPAPTNQKPKNLDNSNPVGGLSLNQLQEKANQVITYEWAKDIMTDYKPGILENSAKMVLLFHLIEESVRKGDKLLVFSQSLSTLTVIEDFLAKRPVPPSPNVPSRDRPNQNWVRNLNYYRLDGSTTASERERLINQFNDPSNTSAWVFLLSTRAGCLGVNLIGANRVVVFDASWNPCHDAQAVCRVYRYGQRKPCHIYRLVCDFTLEKKIYDRQISKQGMSDRVVDDLNPVLTFTRREVESLLHFVEEEPDSSSIHLQPNNRMESILKKALHLNPHLITKQPFPHESLLIDRRELKLSNAEKKAAKKGYEAEKRASVPYTRPSYAHYYPASDQSLTNIPAFSQRNWRPPTSTEEKPVASVRPVQSTPVSMMPRQASASSAPGNDSSKCSLGGFPVNCLQKAGVFVQKIVTTTDIVIPGTNNSTDVQARITAGESIHVIRGTKGTYIRTSDGRIFAIRAANKAKSVEESSTAPPKDLQAPPPEVPTHVSNGCLSPKTVPRPLSPDSPEIINELQRYTGGAGAGGSAGSAVHLPESSVSSLPSTKLVQTNGSGGSGLLSGNLSHHDASVTNVIQPNMDATAAQDLRTGSKRKASTPSLDERASKQPSAGKHSSAPVASQGFPFTGGYGLPPMGLNSGMLGGSLGHPLFMGAGSHYFQPPHTQLSDASYMYPDRHGWNMGGAGTVPTSSPSSSLMTTTAPTVSSSSSTSSSSPSVKAASSLSGALPPFMLSSNMPGMAGMLPPGFPLSYSPSLASLYTSSMLPGGVSGPAATPGPAGASFLSQYPPTAASSSSSSSPSSFSPSARSEGQRGPVLVNSGNVSSISSSDEDDVIEVRGQ